TTTTGAGGGTTCAACAGGATCCCTTCCCCTTTTAGGATGGAACAGATTCGGCACAAATTCCACCTGGGCAGTGACTGCCGGAACAGGTGTCAGCGGAAGCAACAGCCTTGATGACAGCCCCGGAGCTGTTTATCAGAGCAACACCATCTCAACAGCAGGGTACATGACCTCGATAACCTCACAGAAAGAGAAGCGCTACACGCTCTCTTTTGACTGGAAGGGAACTCTGGAGTATGGATATGATTTCCTCGATATAAAATACACCTTTGCTGACAGCAGCGGAGTCTGTGACAACAATCATTGGGACTGGATAGATTACAGGACTTCCGCGCCTGTTAATTTTACATCCGATGCTGTCGATCTCACGCCAGTTGCCGAAACTTATGATAAATTCTGCTTTGGTTTTGGAATGGACACAGATGAAGATAATATTTTATGTCCCAGTTGTACCGGTGTAAATATCGACAATGTGAAGCTTGAGATCAGAGATATAACGATAAGCGGGCATGATTACTATAATTACAGCGGAACATCAATGGCAACGCCTCATGTCTCAGGAGTTGCAGGGCTTATACTCGCGGTCAATCCTAACCTGACGAATCTTCAGGTGAAGGATATTATCCTGAATAATGTGGATGTTGTTGCAGGCCTTAACAACAAAGTCCTGACAGATGGGAGATTGAATGCATTTAAAGCTGTTCAGGCTGCTGAGGTAACCGTGGGCACAGGCGGCGGGAGCGGCGGCGGTGGTGGCGGCGGATGCTTCATAGCAACCGCTGCATATGGAAGTTATCTCGCGCCTGAGGTCGAGGTCTTAAAACAGTTCAGGGACAGGCATCTGCTTACAAATGCTTTAGGTAGGAACTTTGTAAAACTCTACTACAGATACTCGCCTACTCTGGCTGATTATATTAAAGAAAACGAAGGGTTGAAGTTGATTACAAGGGCCTTCCTGCTTCCTGTCATATTGACCGTAAAACACCCTCTTGCCTCATCCATATTCTTTTTTTCAATTCTGCTGCTAATAACAATTCTTCTGCGTAAAGCCGGAAAAGAGCCTCTTTCCTGACCAGAACTTGCAGTCACCCCGATAAGCTGATAAGATTTATGAAAATGTCAGGGTAAATCCATGGGTAAGTGACGAACAAAGACCGCCTCTCAATGCTTTTGCGGCGATAAAAAAACTTGCGCATTCTGAAGACATTTCGAGTATAATCTTAGGTAAAAGCATGCCCTTAAATTAAGATAATTAAAAAACATAAACAGAGGAGAACCGTCATGTTTAATAAGAGCAAAATATTACAGGCCATACTGTTATGCTTTTTTATCTCTGCAAGTTACGCGGCCAGCGAGAGCAGCGCGGACGCGGGAAAGACCCTGAACAGGAACGCGATTGTATCAACCATCCAGAGCCAGGGTTATGCAAAGATCCTTGTGACGCTCGATGTTCCCGGTATCAATTCCCTGACAAGATCCTCAACCGGCATCAAGACGATCAGGCCGGGGCAGAGCACTTTCGGTGTTCCTGATGAAGACATCGCACTGTCCGCCCAGATAAACGCCACTGCCGATAAGGTCTTTTCCCAATTGGGCGGTTATTCTGCCGCATACAATGTGACCCATACATATTCAACCCTTCCCCTGCTTGCGATGAGCGTCTCACTGGACGGGCTTATAGCATTGGAGGCTGACCCGAATGTGACAAGGATATCTGAGGATCGTATTGTAAAAACAACGCTTAACAACACGGTCAACATAATAGGAGCAGACGCGGCATGGGCAGCCGGATATACAGGTGAGGGATGGTATGTTGCTATTCTTGATACAGGGATCAGGTCGAGCCATCAGATGTTCGCAGGCAAGAATATTGTAGAGGCATGTTTTGCCAACGGCCAGGAACTCTCTGATACCAGAGGGCACTGCCCTAACGGCCTGAATGAGATGATCGCCTCAGGCGCGGCAGTGCATCAACCAGACAATTTCTACGGCTATGACCACGGCACACATGTAGCAGGCATCGCCACGGGAAATTCCCCCATTCTTAAGGGAGTTGCCAAAGACTCTGACATAATTGATATACAGGTCTTCTCACGCTTTTCCGGGCAGGACATATGCCTGGGATTTGACTACTGTGTCCTGGCTTTTAATTCCGATGTCATCAAAGGGCTCGAATATGTGTACACTCTCAGAAGCAGCTACAGCATAGCTGCCGTAAATATGAGCCTCGGGGGTGAGGCTTACTCTGATCAGACCGCATGTGACACTGAAAATGCTGAATTCAAAATGGCAATAGACAACCTCCGCAGCGCTGATATAGCAACCATCATCGCTTCAGGGAATGACGGCTTCTGCGACGCAGTTTCCGCGCCGGCATGTGTCTCATCCGCCATCGCAGTAGGCGCTGTTACCGATAATAATGCTGAGGCATGGTTCTCAAACTGGCATCCCGGCCTTATGGACCTCTGGGCGCCGGGCGTTGATGTAAATTCCTCAACAGGAGCGTCTGACAGCAGCTACGCCCAATGGAGCGGCACATCAATGGCAGCGCCGCATGTCGCGGGCACATGGGCTGTTTTTAAGGAGGAGAACCCTGCCGCAACAGTGGACGCGGTACTGAATACCCTCTCATCCACAGGCGCATTTGTCACCACCAGCGATAAAGACCCTGTCTGTTCAGGCCCGATGACTGAAGAGAGAAGGATACAGATTGGAGACGCGTTAGGTATAGATTCGCTTGAACCTTCACTGAATTCAAGCGGCGGCGGGAGCGGCGGATGCTTCATAGCAACCGCAGCGTACGGCAGCTACCTCGCGCCTGAAGTTGAGGTGCTGAAGAAGTTCAGGGACATGCACCTGCTGACAAATTCATTAGGAAGAAGATTTGTCAAGGTGTATTACACGTATTCGCCTCCGGCAGCTGATTTCATATCACGCCACAGGTCTTTAATGTTTGTTTCAAGGATGATACTTACGCCTGTTGTTTACTGCGTTAAATATCCTTTTGCGTTCCTTCTGGCGCTGGTTGTTCTGGCTGTTATGATATGGAATAGAAAAACAAGGCCTGTTGCCGGTTAATCGATCAGGCCATTAAACCTAAAATCTAAAAAAAGGAGAGTTCAGTATCATGAAAAAGACTATTTTTATTGCATTGTCAGCTTTACTTCTTATCTGCAGCCAGGGTTACGCGCAGCAGGCGGGCCAATCATCCAGGGATAACAACATCGCCTTAAAGATCGGAGGGCATGTTTATCCTGACAGCGACTTTATGGATTACTGGAAAGCTGAAGCCTCTGACTATAACAGCCCTGCGTTCGAGCTTTCATATGAAAGAATGATCACGCCTAATATAGGAATAGAGATCCCCGTGGGCTTCAACAGCTCAAAATCCACATACAGCGACGTTTTCTCTGCCGGAGATGACTCCAAGATCAGCATCGATAACCTTTACATCGCTCCGGGCTTGAAATTCCATATCCCTCTCAACAGCGCTTTCGAGGCTTACGCAGGCGGCGGTTTCGACCTTTACCACACATGGGTAGACTTTGATTACGCAGACACAAGCCCGGCTGTCTTTAATGAGAGTGAGACCGCCAACTCCTTAGGGTTCCACGGCCTTGCCGGTATCGACTGGTTCTTTGACAATGGCGACACAGGCACCCCTGTAAGTATCTTTGCCGAATACAGGCACACCTGGGTTACGGTAGATAACGCTGACAAGAAGGTTCTTGACGCAATGTCCTCTTCCGATTCAAAGCACGACCTTGATGTCGGCGGAAGCATATTCTTTGCCGGTATGAGGTGGCATTACTAAAACAGCTCCATTTACTCTGACTATTTAGCGGGGCTGCCGTTATAAATGACGGCAGCCCCGCTTTGTTTACATTGTCTCTCTTTCCATATAAAATTATCCGATGGATACATCCCTCTTCTTCTTTATAAACAAGGCCCTGCAGAACGGCTTCTTTGACCTTATAATGCCCTTTATCTCTAACAGGTCTTATCTGCCTTTCCTTCTGATAGTCGGTTATGAATTTTCCAAAGAGAGGAAGAGAACGCTCTTTGTCCTCTCTCTCTGCGTTCTGGCATTTGCACTTGGCGATTCGAGCGCAAACATACTCAAACATCTTTTTGAAAGGCCGAGGCCGTGCCATGCCCTTGAAGGCGTCAGGCTCCTGACCGCCTGCGGCAGTTCCTTCTCATTTCCCTCCGGCCACGCGGTCAACTCATTTGCGATAGCGGCCGTGTTTTCGCATTTCTTCAGGCGGACGGCTTTCTTAACTTTTACGTTAGCCATACTCGTCGCCTTCTCCAGAATTTATATCGGCGCTCATTATCCTTCCGATGTATTAGCCGGGGCGATATGGGGAGGCGTGACAGCATGGGTGATAATCGACCTTCAACAATGGTTTGCCAAAGGTTATAAAGAAAAACCTGCCCTAACGATATTCATTGCATCCCTGATCGCCCTGACCTTCTTCCGTTATTACTATATAGTGACAGGCCCGCTTGACCTGAGCCCTGACGAGGCGCACTACTGGGAGTGGGCAAGAAGGCTTGACATGAGCTATTACTCAAAAGGCCCGATGATAGCCTGGCTCATCGGCGCTACTACATGGATGATGGGGGACAGTCTTCTCGGCGTGAGGTTCTTTGCTCCGTTATTTCTGGGCTTCAGCTCCATCTTCGTTTATCTCCTGACGATGGATCTCTTTCATAATGATGAGAAGAAAGAGATCAAGGCATGCGTAACAGCTCTGCTGATCCAGTTAACTCCGTTATTTTCAGCCTACGGCATATTGATGACGATTGATTCTCCTTTCATCTTCTTCTGGACGCTCTCGCTCTATCTCTTCTGGAAGGCTGTAAGTGGACAAGGCATAGGGAATAATCCCCCCACCCCCCCTTTAGAAAAGGGGGGCAAGGGGGGATTTGAAGAAAGTTCCGGATGGGTCTGGATCCTTCTCGGCATCAGTATCGGCCTCGGCCTGCTTACAAAATATACAATGGCATTCTTCTATATCTGCGGCTTCTTCTTTCTCATCTTCTCAAAAGAAGAGCGGAGATGGTTCAGCAGAAAAGAACCGTATATCGCCTTGATTGTCAGCCTTCTTGTCTTCAGCCCCGTCATTATCTGGAATGCGGGACATGATTGGGTCACATTAAAACATACAGCCGGACAGGCGCATATTTCAGAAGGCTTTAAAATATCACTCAAATACTTTTTTGATTTTATCGGTTCACAGTTAGGCGTGATAAGCCCTCTTGTATTCCTTATGATGATGTATGGGGCTGTAAAGAACAGGTGGTCATTTAAGGCTGTCCAGAACCTGCGCTTCCTCTTCTGGTTCTGGTTCCCTGTTCTCGCCTTCTTTTTAATAAAGAGCCTACAGGGAAAGGTGCAGGCGAACTGGGCTATGCACGCTTACATAACCGCATTCATCGCATCTGCGGATTATTTCTTAAATAAAGATATGCGCGATAAAGGGCTCAAAATATTAATGGCAAGCTCACTATTGATTCTGCTCATCTTTGCTGTTGTCACATATTATCCGTCTCTTATAAAACTGCCTGTCAAGCAGGATCCGGCCTCAAGGCTTCAGGGATGGAAAGAACTCGGCGTCAAGACAGATGAGATATATGATGATATGCGCTCTTCAGCAGAGAGAGGGGTCTTTATCTTTTCCGACAAGTACCAGGTCTCAGGCGAACTTGCCTTCTACATGAAATCACACCCCGTTACGTATAATGCAAACCTCGGCAGGAGGATGAACCAGTATGACATGTGGGAGGGATTTGAAAGCCTTACAGGGTATGACGCAGTATTTGTCAGAGATGGAGATGAGAACTTCCCTCATGAACTGAAAGATGCCTTTGGCCATTTTGAGAAAGAGATATTCACGGTTTACAGAAAAGATAAAAACGTCCTGAGAAAATATGTTATTTTCAAATGTTATAATTTCAGAGGATTACAGAAGAATGATTTTGAGAGCTATTAAGATTCTGTTTCACCATACGTCATTCCGGCTTGTCCGGAATCTATCTTTATATAAGTGAAAAAACAGATTCCGGACAAGCCGGAATGACAGATAGTCTATCAAGGAGATATTTTGTTCGTATCAATAGTTGTTCCGCTTTACAACGAAGAAGAGAGCATACCGCATCTTTACTCATCGCTCAAGTCTGCCATGGACGCCGGCGGTAAGGCGTATGAGCTGATATTCATTGATGACGGAAGCACTGACAGGACGATGAGCCTGATAAAAGAGCTCGCCAAAAAAGACGGCAATGTTAAACCGTTAAGCTTTCGCCGCAACTTCGGCCAGACAGCCGCGTTCGCCGCAGGGTTTGACTATGCAAAAGGCGACGTGATAGTCACTATAGACGGCGACCTTCAGAACGACCCGAAAGATATTCCAAAGCTCCTATCCCTCATCGGCGAATATGACATAGTGAGCGGATGGAGGCGCAACAGAAAAGACAAGCTCATATCACGAAGGCTTCCCTCTGTCATGGCAAACCGGCTTATAAGCTGGGTGACTGGCGTTAAGCTCCATGATTACGGATGCAGTCTTAAAGCATATAAGGCGGATGTTGTGAAGAATATAAACCTCTATGGAGAGATGCACAGGTTTATCCCTGCGGTTGCAAGCTGGTACGGTGTGAAGATAGCCGAGGTTGAGACCACGCATCACCCGAGGAAATACGGCACATCCAAATACGGGATAGGAAGGACGATGAATGTCATCCTCGACCTCATCACCGTTAAATTCCTCCAGAGCTTCTCAACAAAACCGCTTCAGGCGTTCGGGCCGTGGGGACTTTTGTCCTGCGCCACAGGCGTGATAATCTCTCTTTACCTCACGATCATAAAGCTGTCAGGACAGGCCATAGGCGGCAGGCCGCTCCTTCTCCTCGGAATACTGCTCATCATTGTCGGGATACAACTGATAGGCATGGGGCTTCTCGGCGAACTGCTCGTAAGGGTCTATCATGAGAGCCAGAAGAAGCCGATATACACACTGAGGAACTCTGAAATTGAAGAAGGTTCTTAGTTTCGGGCTTAAACTCCTTGTCAGCTTAACGCTTCTCTATCTCTTCTTTTCAAAAGTTGATATCCAAAATATCCTCGCTGCACTGAAGCAGACAAACCTTGCTATATTTTTTGCGGGATTTGCGGTATATACAAGCTCAATTTTCATATCAGCAAAGAGATGGTCGCTCTTCCTCCCTCCTTTTGTAAAATACTCCCGGCTTGCGTCACTCTATTTCATCGGCGCTTTCTTTAATACATTTCTGCCCGGCCTTGTAGGAGGAGACGCGGTGAAAGCGTATTATCTTTATAAGGAAAGATGCGAGGTCGGAGCCTCACTTGCATCCGTATTCATGGACAGGTATATGGGGCTTACTGCGCTTGCTATCATCGGCTTCATAGCATTCATCTTCGGGCATAATTATCTGGAAGGGACTAAATTATTCTGGCTTGTCCCCATCTTCTGCGGAACCTTTATATCCGCAAGCTTCTTCTTCTGGAATATCAACTGGGGAAAGATAAAATTCCTCAGCACATTTCACAAGCCGCTTATGGAGTTCAAGAAAAAAAGTGATGTCATCTTCAAAGGGCTTTTTTTAGGATTGATAATTCAATCTGTCGTAATAACTTCCTTCTACATATTATCCCTGTCGCTTGGATTTGACCTGCATATCATATACTTCTTTTTATTCATCCCGCTTATAACCGTTGCCACCGCCGTACCTTTGTCGGTAGCCGGATTGGGTATCAGGGAGGCAGGCTTCCTCATCCTATTCACAAAGGCAGGACTGACAGAGGTTGAGGCGCTCAGCCTTTCGCTCCTTATCTTCATTAATATGAGCATAGTCAGCCTGTTAGGCGGGCTAGAATTCTTCAGGCTCAGTAAGCCGAAAATTAAGTGAAGGGTTAAATGACTTCTTCCCCTCTATCAAGAGCCAACAGTAGGTGCCTTAAGCAGGATTGAGGGGTGTGTTTCTAATAAATAATTTTAATGAAAAAAACTAACTTCGACATCATAGTCATCGGCGGAGGACATGCCGGCATTGAGGCGTCGCTTGCTTCAGCAAGGATGGGCCTGAGCGTCGCCCTCTTTACAATGAGCGCAAAGACGATCGGCCAGATGTCATGCAACCCTGCAATAGGCGGATTGGCAAAAAGCCATCTTGTCCGGGAGATAGACGCGTTAGGCGGCGAGATGGCAAAGATAACCGACAAGGCTGGCATACAATTTAAGATACTTAATAAGAGCAAAGGCCCTGCTGTCTGGGCAACAAGAGTTCAGTGCGACCGCGCGCTCTATAGAAAATATGCTTTGGAAGCTGTAGCAACACAAGAAAGGCTTGAGATAATAGAAGAGACGGTTGATAAAATCCTCTCTGAAGACGGAAAGATCCTCGGCATCAAGACCCCTTTCGGCGAATACCTTGCAAAGGCAGTTATCATCACGACCGGCACATTTCTTAACGGCCTCATACATATCGGGCTGAAGAATTATCCTGCAGGCAGAGTTGGAGAGCCGCCTTCATTAGGGGTTTCAGAGAGCCTTGCTGATATGGGATTAAAACTTGGGCGGCTCAAGACAGGCACACCGCCGCGCCTCGCGCATAAAGGCGTTGACCTCTCGGTCATGACAATACAGGACGGCGATAGGCCTCTGCCGCGCATCTCGATATTTACAAAAGAGATAACCAACCCGCAGCTTCCGTGCTATATGACATACACAAATAAAGAGACACATGAGATCATCCTCAACAACCTCCATGACTCGCCTCTATACAGCGGTGTTATAAAAGGGGTCGGCCCGAGATACTGCCCTTCTATTGAAGACAAGGTTGTGCGGTTCAAAGAGAGAGAGAGGCATCAGGTCTTTCTTGAGCCTGAGGGACTGGATGTGGATGAGTATTACGCAAACGGCATATCAACGAGCCTTTCAGAAGATGCTCAGACAAAGTTCGTTAAGAGCATCGCCGGGCTTGAGAACGCAAAGATAACCAAATTCGGATACGCGATCGAATACGATTATGTTTATCCCACACAGCTCCTTCCATCGCTTGAGACAAAGTTGATAGATGGCCTCTTTTTAGCCGGACAGATAAACGGCACATCAGGCTATGAAGAGGCTGCGGCACAGGGACTGATGGCAGGCATAAACGCCGCGCTCAAGATAAAGGGCAAAGACCCGATGATCCTCAGCAGGGATGAGGCGTACATCGGCGTGCTGATAGATGACCTTGTTACAAAAGGGACAAAAGAGCCATACAGGATGTTCACCTCAAGGGCTGAATACCGGCTGCTCTTAAGACAGGACAACGCAGACCTGCGCCTCATGGAAAAGGGGCATGACATCGGGCTTATAAACAAAGAGAGCCTTGACCTGCTTCATTACAAAAAGGAAGCGACAAAGGCTGAGATAAAAAGATTGAAGCACACAAGAGTCAAACCGCAGGAAGCAAATCCGGTTCTGAACAGTCTCAAAAGCACAGAGATAAAAGAGGATGTCAGCCTTTACCAACTTCTCAAGAGGCCGGAGGTGGAGTATTCTGATATCGAAAAAATATCTCCGCGGAAAGATGAGCTCTCTCCTGACATTATCAATCAGGTAGAGATACAGACAAAATACATAGGTTATATAAAACGCCAGGCCGAACTTGCTGAAAGATTAAAGAAGATAGAGATGGTAAAGATACCTGAAGGTTTTGTATATAGAGGAATACCAGGGCTGTCAAACGAAGTAGTCGGCAAGCTCGAAGAGATAAAACCGCTCAACCTCGGACAGGCAGGCAGGATCCCCGGCGTCACACCTGCTGCGATATCGCTTTTGATGGTGGCGGTTGAGAGGGATATGAGGCGAAATAGGTAAAATTATGGAAGTCCGACTTCCAATGTTACTTGCTGAATTTATCGTAATTTATTATTGAGTGTGAGCTTCTATTTCTTTTCTCAGATTTTCAGCAAAATCATCTGCTTCTTCTTCTTTGATAAAAGAGTGGTTGCACGGCATTTTGTGCAATATGTTTTGTGCCTTATCATATGCTGATCTAACCATTGAATCACGCGGACTTCCAAGCAGTACATTAAACGCAAAAGGTTCTCCACCATCATAAAGGCTTTCAAGCCTGCCCAACCACTTGTGAGCCTTATCAATTACCTCATTTGAATCTATTAAATCAAAAGAAATAGGTTCATTTATATGCCATTTTTCATTCTTCCACGAATAATGGAATTCATGTTCATAATTGCTGCCAATAATTTTATGCGACTCTAAATAGTGCAGGATTCTCTTTTCTTCAAAAGGCTTTTTATAGACTCTCCAGACATCATCATCAGTTCTGCTGGCACGTTCGGCTTTTTCATAATATTTATCAACGTAACGGGTGAAGATTTGTTCCAATGTTTTTTCTGGCTTATCTGTTAATCCGTATCCTTCAGGTGAAAACTGTAATGAGCTATCATCTATTGGCAATATCTGCGCAGCAAAACCTTTGGCACTGGTTGGTGATTCATTAAATGGAAGCTCGTTTATCAGCCTTTCCCCTTCTTCTTCAATTGTTGCCTGAATATATCTGACGCTCTTGCGGAAGTGCTCACTATCAAAGTTCGAGAAAATCTTCGATATACGGCTGTATCGTGTAGTACATGAAGCGCTCAGATACTTTGCCTTGGGTGCAAACAATATGACACCTACGTTGACAAATTCTCCAGTCACAATATCATGAACATATCTTAATATCGAAAAAGTATAAGGTGTTTTCATTGCAATATCCTCCTTACTTCATCAATGAATTCATTAACATGGTTTGAGATGCCAATCAGGTGATTAGTTATTTTAGGCATCTGAATCATGGCATCGAAAGCAAATACTTCACTTGCTACCTGCTTGAGTGATTGAGGAATTGCTTCTCCAATAGGCCATGTAAACAAACCTCCAGTAATGACTTTGCTGCCAAAATTATGACCTGAGCTACTCCTGATATCGCTTTCAAGCTGTGGGTCTTTGATTATATCTGCCAGCTCTGGATTTACAATAATTATCGCAGGTTCAGGCGTTGGAATATTAAGGAATCCTGCAAGTTGAGATGCCATTAGTTCAGAAAAAAGCCCTACCTCCGTATTGACTACCCCGGCTCTCAGCTTGACGACATATTCACCGATTATTTCACCATCTGCATCTTCACAAAAGAAAAGGCATGGACGAGTCCGGCCTGATGTCATTCGTCTTTGATAAGAACTGGCATGTAGGTATGGGATAGCCATATTATCCATTAACTCTTCCCAAATGCCCCCTGCAAAACCGTCTGCTGCATCCCAGCGCCGACTGTGTGAGTATTATCTTTAGCCTCATCAATAATAGCTATCGGGATATTGGGTTTATAGTACAGAATATAACCAGCACGCTTCTTTTTGCCACGAGCGGTCAAATGCCCCCTGACATAAATACGGCCATCAGTAAAAGACACCTCTTCATGTATCTGTTTCTGAACATCCCAGCCAGACTTGGTAATAGCTGGAGTGATATATTTTGTGCAGATATCTCTTTCAGAAAGGTCTTTTTTACTCATATTAATTTATGTGAGTTCAACTGCCATAATTATGTTATTCCCTGTAAGTTCCCGCTATTATAAAACTATAAGCAGAAAGTTAAAAGATAAAATCGATGAATCGTTGATTTCAGAATGTTCGTTTGAGATGTCCGAAAAAATCGGACAACTGAAAATTGTTGCTAATTGCGCAGAATTTATCCGTATATCAACTTAAATAACTTCCCTGCCAATTCCTTGTTCAGCACCTTCAGGATATTATGACTTTCAATTGCTGCGGTCTTGTTGTTCGAGGTCAAATATAATATTCCGAGATAGTAATGCGCCTCGGCAAAACCCGGTTTAAGCTTCACAGCCTGCTGCAGTGAAGATATCGCATCTTTATAGTTCCCTGTTTTTTGATTGGCGATTCCGAGGTTGTAATAGGCATCCGCAAAATCCGGCTTCAGCTTGACTGCCTGCTTGTTGGCCTCGATACCTTCCTTGAACATCCCAAGATTAGCGTATGCGATGCCCATGTAATAATATGCATCAGGGAAATCATTATCCAGCCTTATCGCCTGCTTCAGCGCGTCCAGCGATTCTTTGTACATGCCCTTCTTGCCGTATATGACACCGAGGCTGAAGTGCGCGTCAGTAAAATCAGGCGACAATCTGACAGCCTCTTTGTATGCTTTGATCGCCTCTTTATTTCTGTCTAACTTTTCACAGGCTATGCCTAAATAATAATGCGCCTCGGCAAAACCGGGCTTCAGGCGTATCGCCTCTCTTAAGACCTGTGCAGCCTCTTTGTCCGCCTTTACCTGAATAAGAAAATAGCCTAAGTAAAACCAGTAGTCCGCGGTCTTCTTATAGTTTTTGATCGTCTTGTCGAGAGAAGCGATATTCCTGTCTGATATCTTTTCTGTTATGAGAGACGCAGGCATCGCAAGGATGATACGCTCTGCCCTTTTAATGAGAAAGGTTACGATGCCGATGACCGCTCCGTCTTTAGTGAATACAGGGCTGCCGCTCTCTCCGTGCGAAGCAGGCGCGGTGATATGAATGGCCTTTGTCCCGGACGGCGTTGTCCTATATCCATCAAAAACACCTTCATGGATCGTGTTCCCGGCTTCGGTTGAAGCGCTGATAAGATAGACCTGATCTTTGCTATTTATTTTTCCGGCATCCGCAAATCTGACCGCCGGAAAGCTGCTGCCTTTTGCCTTGAGAATAACGAGGTCATTCTCCTTGTCAGCATAAATTACGCCTTCAACCTGAAGCTCCCTGCTGCCCGACCAAACCCTGACCTTATCAGCGATGCCTATCACATGATAATTCGTAACTATCGCGCCGTCAGCGCTTGCAAAAAATCCAGTGCCTTCGGTGAGGTCTTCGCCTTTATCGCTGTATGCCTTGACCAGCACGATAGACCTGCTGTTCTCGCTGAAGACCTTTTTGCTGTCGGCAAAAGAGAGAGAAGGCAGGAGCAGCAGCAACAGAATAACACATCTGAAGATCACAGTTTGCCCGGCTCCATATGCCGTATGATCTTGCCTTCAACCATGTATATGACATCCTCGGCGATGTTTGTCGCGTGGTCAGCGATCCTCTCAAGATATTTTGAAACATAGGTCACCTTGACCACCCGCGTTATTGTGGAAGGGTCGCGGATCATCATCTCCATAAGCTCTTCACATACCGCGCTGTTAAGGTCATCCACCTCGTCATCACGCATGATGACATCCTTTGCAAGAGATGTGTTCTCGCTCACAAAGGCGTTGATCGTATCAATCACCATGCGCTGCGCTATTCGTGACATGCGCGGTATGTCTATATAGGGCTTCAGCACCGGCTCTTTGTTCAGTTCAACCGCCCTCTCGGCGACATTGACCGCGTTATCAGCTATCCTCTCCATATCCGTGGTTATCTTCATCGCTGTTGTTATGAAGCGGAGATCCTTGCCCATCGGCTGCTTGAGCGCGAGAAGCCTTATACACTCCTCGTCGATCGCAACGTCATACCGGTTGATATCCCTGTCCTTCTCTATTACCTGATACGCAAGCCCTGAATCCCTGTCTACAAGCGATCTGACAG
This genomic stretch from Nitrospirota bacterium harbors:
- a CDS encoding DUF3037 domain-containing protein, which codes for MKTPYTFSILRYVHDIVTGEFVNVGVILFAPKAKYLSASCTTRYSRISKIFSNFDSEHFRKSVRYIQATIEEEGERLINELPFNESPTSAKGFAAQILPIDDSSLQFSPEGYGLTDKPEKTLEQIFTRYVDKYYEKAERASRTDDDVWRVYKKPFEEKRILHYLESHKIIGSNYEHEFHYSWKNEKWHINEPISFDLIDSNEVIDKAHKWLGRLESLYDGGEPFAFNVLLGSPRDSMVRSAYDKAQNILHKMPCNHSFIKEEEADDFAENLRKEIEAHTQ
- a CDS encoding tetratricopeptide repeat protein gives rise to the protein MIFRCVILLLLLLPSLSFADSKKVFSENSRSIVLVKAYSDKGEDLTEGTGFFASADGAIVTNYHVIGIADKVRVWSGSRELQVEGVIYADKENDLVILKAKGSSFPAVRFADAGKINSKDQVYLISASTEAGNTIHEGVFDGYRTTPSGTKAIHITAPASHGESGSPVFTKDGAVIGIVTFLIKRAERIILAMPASLITEKISDRNIASLDKTIKNYKKTADYWFYLGYFLIQVKADKEAAQVLREAIRLKPGFAEAHYYLGIACEKLDRNKEAIKAYKEAVRLSPDFTDAHFSLGVIYGKKGMYKESLDALKQAIRLDNDFPDAYYYMGIAYANLGMFKEGIEANKQAVKLKPDFADAYYNLGIANQKTGNYKDAISSLQQAVKLKPGFAEAHYYLGILYLTSNNKTAAIESHNILKVLNKELAGKLFKLIYG
- the mnmG gene encoding tRNA uridine-5-carboxymethylaminomethyl(34) synthesis enzyme MnmG — translated: MKKTNFDIIVIGGGHAGIEASLASARMGLSVALFTMSAKTIGQMSCNPAIGGLAKSHLVREIDALGGEMAKITDKAGIQFKILNKSKGPAVWATRVQCDRALYRKYALEAVATQERLEIIEETVDKILSEDGKILGIKTPFGEYLAKAVIITTGTFLNGLIHIGLKNYPAGRVGEPPSLGVSESLADMGLKLGRLKTGTPPRLAHKGVDLSVMTIQDGDRPLPRISIFTKEITNPQLPCYMTYTNKETHEIILNNLHDSPLYSGVIKGVGPRYCPSIEDKVVRFKERERHQVFLEPEGLDVDEYYANGISTSLSEDAQTKFVKSIAGLENAKITKFGYAIEYDYVYPTQLLPSLETKLIDGLFLAGQINGTSGYEEAAAQGLMAGINAALKIKGKDPMILSRDEAYIGVLIDDLVTKGTKEPYRMFTSRAEYRLLLRQDNADLRLMEKGHDIGLINKESLDLLHYKKEATKAEIKRLKHTRVKPQEANPVLNSLKSTEIKEDVSLYQLLKRPEVEYSDIEKISPRKDELSPDIINQVEIQTKYIGYIKRQAELAERLKKIEMVKIPEGFVYRGIPGLSNEVVGKLEEIKPLNLGQAGRIPGVTPAAISLLMVAVERDMRRNR
- the phoU gene encoding phosphate signaling complex protein PhoU, yielding MTVRIQELEHLKDMLLKMASLVEAAIGDSVRSLVDRDSGLAYQVIEKDRDINRYDVAIDEECIRLLALKQPMGKDLRFITTAMKITTDMERIADNAVNVAERAVELNKEPVLKPYIDIPRMSRIAQRMVIDTINAFVSENTSLAKDVIMRDDEVDDLNSAVCEELMEMMIRDPSTITRVVKVTYVSKYLERIADHATNIAEDVIYMVEGKIIRHMEPGKL